A window of the Brassica napus cultivar Da-Ae chromosome A2, Da-Ae, whole genome shotgun sequence genome harbors these coding sequences:
- the LOC106399933 gene encoding protein HAIKU1, which translates to MDDQRNSDNHHQHHHLGVNKIGKNIRKDSSNQQNQQQNPQALFFNINKTDFRSIVQQLTGLGSASSVNPPQSTNPPKPPNSRLVKVRPAPLTQVNHHPPPPPVQSDPIAERNNQLSVNPAESPISAYMRYLIESSPVGNQPQLQNQNPTQPSPGLIPSHQSGPSPMLFQSPASQFVLSPPPRSPFPILSPNFFAFSPRFIAGGNEPLPPPSPGFFFPLLSPLWKSQ; encoded by the coding sequence ATGGATGACCAGAGAAATAGTGATaatcatcatcagcatcatcaTCTAGGTGTGAATAAGATTGGGAAAAACATCCGTAAAGATTCATCAAACCAGCAAAATCAACAACAGAATCCTCAAGCTTTGttttttaacatcaacaaaACCGATTTTAGATCCATTGTTCAACAGTTAACCGGACTCGGTTCAGCTTCTTCAGTAAATCCTCCACAGTCAACAAACCCACCAAAACCTCCAAATTCAAGGTTGGTCAAAGTTAGACCGGCTCCTTTGACTCAAGTCAACCACCATCCACCTCCACCTCCGGTTCAATCAGATCCAATAGCCGAGCGTAATAACCAATTATCGGTTAACCCGGCCGAATCTCCAATCTCCGCTTATATGCGTTACCTAATCGAATCAAGCCCTGTTGGAAACCAACCTCAGCTACAAAACCAAAATCCGACTCAGCCATCACCCGGTTTGATTCCTTCACATCAATCCGGTCCAAGTCCAATGTTATTCCAGTCTCCAGCGTCACAGTTTGTTTTGTCGCCGCCGCCTAGATCACCGTTTCCGATATTATCACCCAATTTCTTTGCGTTTTCACCGCGGTTTATAGCCGGCGGTAACGAACCGCTACCTCCGCCGTCACCGGGCTTTTTCTTCCCGTTGCTCAGTCCATTATGGAAAAGTCAATAG
- the LOC106413385 gene encoding uncharacterized protein LOC106413385 isoform X2, which produces METMEQQRHSLSSLPMLSRLEHLDFIKNLERQQNLSKWKDENASTTRGLIDRGTAVREAYFKGSLLDRIAALETRLFQICLELESGSASSTSTGGSGETSNQRIKRDLTKTLPIFTSNVNPFHIPLQPPHDTHETEEKIEEEEEEEAEINTEKPLLEKKNKKKVANETCKPNKKTKSPKKWCRFNLLGC; this is translated from the exons ATGGAGACGATGGAGCAACAAAGACATTCACTCTCTTCTTTGCCTATGCTCTCTAGGCTTGAGCATTTAGATTTC ATAAAGAATCTAGAAAGACAACAAAACCTTTCTAAATGGAAAGACGAAAACGCATCTACCACACGCGGATTAATCGACAGAGGCACTGCGGTTAGAGAAGCTTATTTCAAAGGATCCTTATTAGATCGAATCGCAGCTTTGGAGACCAGACTTTTTCAG ATATGTTTGGAGTTGGAATCAGGCAGTGCGTCTTCTACTTCAACTGGAGGGTCCGGTGAAACATCAAACCAGaggattaagagagatttgacAAAGACATTACCCATTTTCACTAGCAACGTTAATCCTTTTCATATCCCCTTGCAACCTCCGCATGATACTcat GAAACAGAAGAGAAgattgaagaagaggaagaggaagaggcaGAGATAAATACTGAGAAACCATTActggagaagaagaataagaagaaggtTGCTAATGAAACTTGCAAACcaaataaaaagacaaaatctCCCAAGAAATGGTGTCGATTTAACTTATTGGGTTGCTAA
- the LOC106413385 gene encoding uncharacterized protein LOC106413385 isoform X1, which yields METMEQQRHSLSSLPMLSRLEHLDFVIKNLERQQNLSKWKDENASTTRGLIDRGTAVREAYFKGSLLDRIAALETRLFQICLELESGSASSTSTGGSGETSNQRIKRDLTKTLPIFTSNVNPFHIPLQPPHDTHETEEKIEEEEEEEAEINTEKPLLEKKNKKKVANETCKPNKKTKSPKKWCRFNLLGC from the exons ATGGAGACGATGGAGCAACAAAGACATTCACTCTCTTCTTTGCCTATGCTCTCTAGGCTTGAGCATTTAGATTTCGTT ATAAAGAATCTAGAAAGACAACAAAACCTTTCTAAATGGAAAGACGAAAACGCATCTACCACACGCGGATTAATCGACAGAGGCACTGCGGTTAGAGAAGCTTATTTCAAAGGATCCTTATTAGATCGAATCGCAGCTTTGGAGACCAGACTTTTTCAG ATATGTTTGGAGTTGGAATCAGGCAGTGCGTCTTCTACTTCAACTGGAGGGTCCGGTGAAACATCAAACCAGaggattaagagagatttgacAAAGACATTACCCATTTTCACTAGCAACGTTAATCCTTTTCATATCCCCTTGCAACCTCCGCATGATACTcat GAAACAGAAGAGAAgattgaagaagaggaagaggaagaggcaGAGATAAATACTGAGAAACCATTActggagaagaagaataagaagaaggtTGCTAATGAAACTTGCAAACcaaataaaaagacaaaatctCCCAAGAAATGGTGTCGATTTAACTTATTGGGTTGCTAA